tgtagaaggccatctCTGTGGCGGGGGCTGGCACACAGGAGGAAGCCAGCAGTGGGCCCGGGTCGCAGATGAAATGATCGAGGGTGTTTGGGCCGCAGAAATGGAGCTTGGAAATCAGCACGATGGGTGCCAGGAACCACAGGAAACCGGACGCCCAGCAGGAAGCTGATAGGGAGCAGCAAAACCGGGGGGACATGAGCATCGGGTAACGCAGCGGGTGGCAGATGGCCAGGTAGCGATCCAGTGCCATGGCTGCAAGGAGGAAGCTCTCGGTGGTTCCCATAGAGAAGAAAAAGTAGAACTGGAGGAAGCATCCGTTGAAGGAGATGATGGCCGGCAGCGGGGAGGACAGATCCCACAGCATCCGAGGCGCCGTGGTGGTTACGTAGCACATCTCCAAGCTGGAGAAGTTCCCCAGGAGGATGTACATGGGCAAGCGGGTGAGGCGAGAGTCCCGGAGGACGGCCCACACGatgcacaggttccccaccaagGTGAAGGTATAGCAAATGGACAGCAAAGAGCAAAGGAGCAGGCGGGAGGCAGGCGAGAGGGATGGGAAGCCCATGAGGACAAACCCCGCTATCAAGCTGGTGTCGTTGGCTTGGTCCAAGGGGTGCTGTCCCTgttggcacggggggggggaatggttagggAAGGTTTTTAGCCTGGTCAAATGATACACACACTGACCTCACAGTCctcttctgcttcccccctccctgccaatttCTGGATGTGTGTAGGCAAGATTATTTGGTTAGGGTTAAAAAAAGCTGGCAGCTGTTCAAACAGAACAAAAACGAAACAGGATTTGTCTAGATAGATGTTGTGACGATAGGACTGAGAATTGGTAGGGTTAGCAATTTGAAGGGCAGGGGGAAGAAAGAGGTGGAGAATATGCATTATAattatatattcattttcttATCGTTCACTTCTTTTCTCTCTAATTAATGTTGTACGTTGTCTATTATATATTTGTagcaatgatattattattattattattattattattattattattattattatctgtgcttttttctggaaaaaagtaggggaactcaccacaaagtttgtttgtttgtttattgcagtggctaaatgtaagatgtgattaataaactcaagccGTCAATGATCTGGAtgaaaaatggccacaactttattgattactgaTAGAGATGGATTTTtgactcaggcattgggtgtatatctgtTCCAGTGCCCCCagaccaatttttaaaaaattaatttaaaaagtgtAAGGGAACTCAGTTTCCCCGAGTTCCTGCTCaaccctcatcatcatcatcatcatcttaccaTTATAGTTAGTTGATTATCccttattttaacattttatatgTACTAATTATATAGAGACATTATAGTAAAgtgctttgattttaaaaaatgatatagcatataatataattttttaaaaattaaataacattaaaattaaataaattaaataatagtaAAAAGCAGAAAATGTTCGAACTTGTATGGAAGGTGGGAACCAACTTGAACACTCTTTTTAAAGTTTTCATTCATAATAACATTTTATTGCCACATTTTAGCTCTAAAAGGGCCCCCGAAAGTGACTTAAAATGAACTAATTATGAGAAGAATTAAAGTCTCAATTGCTATTACACAAATCTGAGATTGCTTCTGTTGCTGTTGCGGTTTTAAACTTGCATGGTGATATTTGTACAGGTCAGTTTGTTTAATTAGTTTATTGAATCACTTCCTACAATAGAATGCACTAAAGTGATTTTCAAGAATAGATTGcaacaataaaatacagcaataTAGTAAAGAACAACATAAACATATTAAAAGGATAAAAggataaaagtatttttaaaaattacttatgGAATCTGAGGCAAAAGAAACATAGGCAAAGCTGGCATTAGATGTCAGGTGAATgctgacttaaaaaaaacaaaaaaacaacaacccaccctaCTTACTTTTCAAGAAAACAGAATTCCCTATttgtctgattattattattataattataatttatgttTGACTGTGTTTTTCTCTTACACACAaacactctcacacacatacacacagagcatTTTCAACTTTTCCAGAAATTTTACTTCTTTCTTTGAGAACATGCTATTTGGTtactaataaatttattattattattattattattattattattattattattattattattattattatgtgacccccccccccgttccgtTTATTCTCAGAACAACCATGTGAGGGAGtttgaggcagtgactggcccagagtCACTTAGCAGGGTTTGTGAGTAAGCAGAGATTTCAAGCTGGGGTCCACACATTCCAAGCACACTTATTCCACTTtgacaatcatggcttcccccaaagaatcctgggaacagtagttt
The window above is part of the Zootoca vivipara chromosome 13, rZooViv1.1, whole genome shotgun sequence genome. Proteins encoded here:
- the LOC118095036 gene encoding olfactory receptor 11G2-like, with product MGFPSLSPASRLLLCSLLSICYTFTLVGNLCIVWAVLRDSRLTRLPMYILLGNFSSLEMCYVTTTAPRMLWDLSSPLPAIISFNGCFLQFYFFFSMGTTESFLLAAMALDRYLAICHPLRYPMLMSPRFCCSLSASCWASGFLWFLAPIVLISKLHFCGPNTLDHFICDPGPLLASSCVPAPATEMAFYSLSSIAIFGPFLFILCSYAAVLKAVMRLPSAASRQKAFSTCTSHLAVVGLFYGSIMVTYVAPEASGGSNKVVTLFYSVLTPLLNPVIYSLRNKEMKGALRRTLFQGN